Proteins encoded together in one Canis lupus familiaris isolate Mischka breed German Shepherd chromosome 25, alternate assembly UU_Cfam_GSD_1.0, whole genome shotgun sequence window:
- the LOC100686297 gene encoding probable G-protein coupled receptor 148, with product MNLSSEHCNISDWLRLEATVKASVYMVAFFFTTFVTVIIITIVSQNSKLKKEVRYVLLCHHLLCISSYCGLGVVFQGMRALLANSPVLMCWVVFGVQLSVGEGILFTLALMAVNTYLAICWPLKSLSFVDSVKYRILAGSWIIIIFKNVCLFLIEGTTSTQVAVLKSEPLCPVILNGSAARAIGMVFLFFLLFIILISYSLIYQEGKRAGHFNRSNIKARKTVLIHLVQMGLHVIPTLVFIGLGKMCGVFFFALNMVLFGVFAFAQCLNPLIYGLWNRELQSKLYHWMCCQL from the coding sequence ATGAACTTGTCATCTGAGCACTGCAACATATCAGATTGGCTGAGGCTGGAAGCAACAGTGAAGGCCTCTGTGTACATGGTTGCCTTCTTCTTTACCACATTtgtcactgtcatcatcatcacgATAGTGTCCCAGAATTCAAAGCTGAAGAAAGAGGTCCGATACGTCCTCCTGTGCCATCATCTGCTGTGCATCTCCTCCTACTGTGGCCTGGGGGTGGTTTTCCAAGGGATGCGGGCTCTGCTGGCCAACAGCCCTGTGCTGATGTGCTGGGTGGTATTTGGGGTCCAGCTAAGTGTTGGAGAAGGGATCCTCTTCACACTGGCCTTGATGGCTGTCAACACTTACCTGGCCATTTGCTGGCCTTTGAAATCTCTGTCCTTTGTAGATTCAGTTAAGTATAGGATTCTGGCTGGGTCTTGGATAATTATTATATTCAAGAATGTTTGCTTATTCCTCATAGAGGGCACTACCTCCACTCAGGTGGCTGTCTTAAAATCTGAACCCCTTTGCCCTGTGATCTTGAATGGCTCTGCTGCCAGAGCCATTGgcatggttttccttttctttcttctgttcatCATTCTTATAAGTTACTCTCTGATCTACCAAGAGGGAAAACGAGCTGGCCATTTTAATAGATCAAATATCAAGGCAAGGAAAACAGTCCTTATTCATTTAGTGCAGATGGGTTTACATGTAATACCAACCCTGGTATTCATAGGTTTGGGAAAGATGTGTGGggtgtttttctttgctttaaatatGGTGCTTTTTGGAGTCTTTGCATTTGCCCAGTGTCTTAACCCTTTGATCTATGGGCTCTGGAATAGAGAGCTGCAGAGTAAATTGTACCATTGGATGTGCTGTCAGCTATAG